The Vicinamibacterales bacterium DNA segment TGGCGCGCACCGGATCTTCGTCATGATGTTCGACGAAGCGCATCTCTCGAACGACGCGCTGATGCGCGTCAAGGACGGCGCCGCGGCTTTCCTGCGCGACATGTTCGCGCCCGGCGACGCGGGCGGCGTTTTTTTGAACGGCGGGATGTACAGAGGCCGCCTCACGGTCGACCGCGGCGAGCTGCTCGGCGGGATCCGCGCGGTGCAGCCCGCGTTCGAGAACCGCCAGGCGATCCAGGCGCCTTTCCGGCAATGGCCGCGCATCAACAGCGAGGTCGAAGCCATGCAGATCGCCGACGGGTCGCGCGAGGTCGTCGAACGCCTCGGCCAGAAGGCGTGCTCGGACGATCCGTCGGCCTGCCAGAGCGAAGGCGGCATCGGCAACGTCGAGAACATGATCCAGCAGAAGGGGCGCCTCTACGTTCGCCAGGCGAGGATGATGACGGATCGGACCCTGCAGGGTCTGGAGCGCGTCGCCAGCGGCCTGGCGCGCATTCCCGGCCGCAAGACGGTCATCCTGATGACCGAAGGGTTCTACGTCGAAGAGAGCCGCTCGCAGCTGCAGATGCTGGCCGCGCAGGCGGCGCGCAGCGGCGTGACGATCTACTCCATCGACGGACGCGGCCTGATCAACGGCATGAGCGTCAACCCCGACGTGACGATGATGGAGCGCTCGCGGGTCACGAGCTTCGACACCGGCGAGGATGGGCCGACGATCCTGACCGAGGGGACCGGCGGGCTGATGATCCGCAAGATCGACGACATCACCCACGCGTTCGCGATGATCGTCAAGGATACGAGCACCTACTACATCATCGGCTACCAGCCCACCAACGCCACGATGGACGGCAAGGTCCGCAAGATCGAGGTCAAGACCAGCGTGCCGGGTACGCGCGTCCGCGCCCGCAGGAGCTATGCGGCCACCAAGCTGCCGCCACAGCAAGCGATCTGGGGGTTCACGAAATGATCGGGTGATTTCGGGATCGGACGTTCGGGTGATCGGCGGAAAAAGGGGCCCACGGGTGGAAACCCGGAGCCCCTTTTTCCGTCTCGGATAGAACGCGGTTAGAACTGGATCGACGCGCCGAAGCGGAATACCCGCGGCGGCACGATCGAGGCCGGCTGCGTGAAACCCGAACTGCTCTGGTTGTTGCTGACGAAGCTCTGGATGCCGTTGATGTTGAACATGTTGAATCCATCCAGCATCAGCTTCAACCGCTCCTTGCCGCCGCGGAGCTTCACGACCTTCTGCACGCTGAGATCAAGCAGCGGAGTGGCGTCGAAGCGCACCGCGTCGACCGATTGGACGATCAGTGAGCTGTAGTTGATCGTGCCGGTGGTGCCGCCTGGCACCTGGCCCGGCCCGTTGATGGCGATCGTGCGGGTCGCCCCCTGGTTCCAGTTGAAGTTGCCGGACAGGTTGATGTCCCACGGGAAGGTATAGCTCCCCTGCGCCTTGACCAGATACTTCGCGATCGTACTGAGGCCGT contains these protein-coding regions:
- a CDS encoding VWA domain-containing protein, which translates into the protein MRVTVLALCGLACLQAQQGRTPTFKSTTELVEVDAIVLDRNGNFVRDLTPEQVTIYENGKPQQIQQFFMVTRDAATGDAAVPSEYSALAESGAHRIFVMMFDEAHLSNDALMRVKDGAAAFLRDMFAPGDAGGVFLNGGMYRGRLTVDRGELLGGIRAVQPAFENRQAIQAPFRQWPRINSEVEAMQIADGSREVVERLGQKACSDDPSACQSEGGIGNVENMIQQKGRLYVRQARMMTDRTLQGLERVASGLARIPGRKTVILMTEGFYVEESRSQLQMLAAQAARSGVTIYSIDGRGLINGMSVNPDVTMMERSRVTSFDTGEDGPTILTEGTGGLMIRKIDDITHAFAMIVKDTSTYYIIGYQPTNATMDGKVRKIEVKTSVPGTRVRARRSYAATKLPPQQAIWGFTK